In Nocardioides sp. WS12, the DNA window GCACGCCAGCGCAAGGCCGAAGGAGCCCGCCAGGACGTCTCCTCCGGCAGCACAGATGACGGGCTTTCCCAGCCCTCCGATCAGGGCGTAGAGCCGCGGGAAGCGGTCGAGACCGGCGTACTTCGTGATGGTCGGCGCGTCACTCGCGAAGGCCTTCAGGTCGCCGCCCGCCGAGAAGATCCGGTCGTGCGAGGAGCCCAGGACGACGACCCGAACGGCGTCGTCGGCTCCGGCCTGCTCGACCGCCGCCAGCAGTTCGTCGAGCAGTTCGTCGCTGAGCGCGTTGCGGGTCGCCGGCGAGTCGAGGGTCACGAAGGCGACCCCGTGGTCGTCGACCTCGTAGCGAACCAGGCTCATGGGCACTCCTTGCAGATCACGAGGCATCAGATCTCGAGAACGACCTTGCCGAAACCGGCACCGGACTCGAGGTGGGCGTGGGCGTCGGCCGCGCGGTCCAGGGGGAACACGCGGTCGATGACCGGCGGCGGTACGTCGTACTCGTCCATCAACCGGAGCAGGCCCGCGAAATCGTGCGGGCTGCCCATGGTCGTTCCGAGCAGGTCGTACTGGCCGAAGTAGAAGGGGCGCACATCGATCGTCGCCTGGTCGGACCGGTTGGCGCCGAGCACCACCAGGCGTCCACCGGGTCGCAGCGCACGAATGGCTTCGGGCCACGCCCCGACGGAGTCGAGTACGACGTCGAAGCCCTGGCCGCCGTTCAACAGCCGGGCATCCTCGGGCCAGGAGGTCGCCCCGGCGCCGTCGTACCGGACACCGCCGGAGGCGCCGAGCGAGGTGGCCTGCGCGATCTTCGCGTCTGCGGAGGACGTGACGACGACCCGAGCACCCACGGCCGAGCCCAGCATGACGGCCATGGTGGCGACGCCACCGCCGGCGCCGAGAACCAGCACGCTGTCGCCCTTCTGGAGCCGGGCACGGGAGAACAGGGCACGGAAGACGGTGACGCCGACCAGCGGCAGCGCAGCCGCCTCGGCCCAGCTGAGGCCGGCCGGCTTCGGCGCGACACAGCCCGTCGGCACGGCCACGCGTTCGGCGTAGGTGCCGGGCCGGTGGTCGCCGAGAATCTCCCAGCCGGGTCCGGGAGCGGACTCGTCGTTGCCCCACCACAGCGACGGCAGTACGACGACCTCCTCACCCGTGGCGAGGTCGATGCCAGCACCGTCGGCGCCCGGTGTGTGCGGCAGCGGCGAGGAGTACTTGCCCTGGCGGACCAGCACGTCGTGCCAGTTCAGCGCGGCAGCCTTCAGTTCGACAACGGTCCAGCCCGGCTGGACAACTGGGTCGGGCCGGTCGCCCAACCGCAGCACGTCGGGCGCACCGTAGGCCTCCTGGATGACGGCCTTCATGACACGGGCGCAAGCGAACGAAGCCGATCGCGGACCTGACCCGACAGTTCGACGGCTTCGTCGGCCGAGT includes these proteins:
- a CDS encoding zinc-binding dehydrogenase; this translates as MKAVIQEAYGAPDVLRLGDRPDPVVQPGWTVVELKAAALNWHDVLVRQGKYSSPLPHTPGADGAGIDLATGEEVVVLPSLWWGNDESAPGPGWEILGDHRPGTYAERVAVPTGCVAPKPAGLSWAEAAALPLVGVTVFRALFSRARLQKGDSVLVLGAGGGVATMAVMLGSAVGARVVVTSSADAKIAQATSLGASGGVRYDGAGATSWPEDARLLNGGQGFDVVLDSVGAWPEAIRALRPGGRLVVLGANRSDQATIDVRPFYFGQYDLLGTTMGSPHDFAGLLRLMDEYDVPPPVIDRVFPLDRAADAHAHLESGAGFGKVVLEI